AAACAAAAATATAACTTATCAAAATAATATACAAATGGTTTATATTATACATTAATCACTTGAATTCAAAAAAAATACATAAATATATATTGTTAAACCACTTAACATAGCAATTTTATTGCTATACTTCCAAAATAACATTTTATTTTAAAAAGAGAATCATGTAGTGACAACAATATTAAGCGTGAGGTTAAATAATACTGTAGTAATCGGTGGTGATGGACAAGCTACATTAGGTAATACTGTAATCAAAAGTAATGTAAAAAAAGTAAGATCTATTTATAATAATAAAGTAATAGCTGGATTTGCAGGTGGTACAGCAGATGCATTTACTTTATTTGAACTTTTCGAAAGAAAATTAGAATTACATCAAGGTCAATTACAACGTTCAGCTATTGAATTAGCTAAAGATTGGAGGTCAGATCGAATATTAAGAAAATTAGAGGCTTTATTAGCCGTAGCTGATATTCACAACTCATTAATTATTACAGGAACTGGTGATGTAATACAACCAGAAAACGATTTAATTGCAATTGGATCTGGTGGATCATTTGCTCAAGCAGCAGCAAAAGCTTTAATAGATAATACTGTTTTAAGTGCTACTGAAATTGTTAAAAAATCTTTAAAAATCGCTGCAAATATTTGTATTTATACAAATCATAATTTTACTATTAAAGAAATTTCTTCCAACAGTTAAGGATTAATCTGATGTCTAATATGACTCCTCGAGAGATTGTGAGAGAGCTTAACAGATTTATTATTGGCCAAGAAAAAGCAAAAAAAGCAGTAGCCATTGCTTTAAGAAATAGATGGAGAAGAATGCAATTAGAAAAAGAATTGCGTAGTGAAGTAACACCTAAAAATATATTAATGATAGGACCTACAGGAGTAGGTAAAACTGAAATTGCAAAAAGATTAGCAAAATTAGCCAATGCTCCATTTATTAAAATAGAAGCGACAAAATTTACTGAAGTAGGATATGTAGGAAAAGAAGTTGATTCTATAATTAGAGATTTAACTGATGCAGCTGTAAAAATAGTTCGTATGCAAGCAATAAAAAAAAATCAAACACGAGCAGAAGAAATGGCAGAAGAAAGAATTTTGCAAGTATTGATTCCTATTTCTGAAAAAGATTGGAAAAAACAAGAAAATAATCTCAATAGACCATCATCTACTATTCAAATATTTCGAAAAAAACTCAGAGAAGGACAACTAGATGATAAAGAAATAGAAATTAATATAGCTTCTACTCCTATGGGTGTGGAAATCATGGCCCCTCCAGGTATGGAGGAATTAACTAATCAACTACAATCATTATTTCAAAATTTAAGAGGAGGAAAAAAAAATAGTAGAAAATTAAAAATAAAAGATGCTTTAAAAATCCTCATAGAGGAAGAGTCTGCAAAAATACTAAATCCAGAATCAATAAAAAAAGAAGCTATACATGCTGTAGAACAAAATGGAATAGTATTTATTGATGAAATTGATAAAATATGTAAAAGAAGTGGACAAACTTCTTCCGGGTCAGAAATTTCTCGTGAAGGTGTACAACGAGACTTATTACCTTTGGTTGAAGGATGTACAGTTTCTACAAAACATGGAATGGTAAAAACTGACCATATATTATTCATTGCATCTGGAGCATTTCAATTATCTAAACCATCTGATTTAATACCAGAACTACAAGGAAGACTACCAATCAGAGTAGAATTGAATGCATTGACCGTAAACGATTTTGAACGTATTTTAACAGAACCAAAATCATCTATTACAGTTCAATATCAAGCTTTAATGCAAACTGAAGGAGTAAAAATTCATTTTACAAATGAAGGAATTCGACGTATTGCAGAAGTCGCATGGAAAGTTAATCAATCTATGGAAAATATTGGCGCAAGAAGACTATATACAGTATTAGAAAAACTAATGGAAGAAATATCATTTAATGCAAGCGATCAAAACGGCGCTGTTGTTGAAGTAAATGCATGTTATGTAGCTCAACATTTAGATGAACTGATATCAAATGAAGATCTCAGTC
This Buchnera aphidicola (Thelaxes californica) DNA region includes the following protein-coding sequences:
- the hslV gene encoding ATP-dependent protease subunit HslV, whose amino-acid sequence is MTTILSVRLNNTVVIGGDGQATLGNTVIKSNVKKVRSIYNNKVIAGFAGGTADAFTLFELFERKLELHQGQLQRSAIELAKDWRSDRILRKLEALLAVADIHNSLIITGTGDVIQPENDLIAIGSGGSFAQAAAKALIDNTVLSATEIVKKSLKIAANICIYTNHNFTIKEISSNS
- the hslU gene encoding HslU--HslV peptidase ATPase subunit produces the protein MSNMTPREIVRELNRFIIGQEKAKKAVAIALRNRWRRMQLEKELRSEVTPKNILMIGPTGVGKTEIAKRLAKLANAPFIKIEATKFTEVGYVGKEVDSIIRDLTDAAVKIVRMQAIKKNQTRAEEMAEERILQVLIPISEKDWKKQENNLNRPSSTIQIFRKKLREGQLDDKEIEINIASTPMGVEIMAPPGMEELTNQLQSLFQNLRGGKKNSRKLKIKDALKILIEEESAKILNPESIKKEAIHAVEQNGIVFIDEIDKICKRSGQTSSGSEISREGVQRDLLPLVEGCTVSTKHGMVKTDHILFIASGAFQLSKPSDLIPELQGRLPIRVELNALTVNDFERILTEPKSSITVQYQALMQTEGVKIHFTNEGIRRIAEVAWKVNQSMENIGARRLYTVLEKLMEEISFNASDQNGAVVEVNACYVAQHLDELISNEDLSRFIL